Within Flavobacteriales bacterium, the genomic segment AAGTATGTTTAACCGTAACCTCACCTCATGGTTGTGTGGATGATACCTGTAAGTTTGTAACCATTTATGATGTGTTCACGCTTTACGTTCCGAATTCATTTACACCAGATGGTGATGGAATCAATGATGTGTTCCTGCCGATTATTTCCGGTGCAGATTTAGATCCGGATCATTTCGAGTTGATGATTTTCAATCGTTGGGGAGAATTGATTGTGAGCACACATTCCATGACTGCAGGTTGGGATGGAACTTATAAAGGAGTAATGTCGAAACAAGATGTTTACGTGTGGAAAATCCGCGCACGTGATGCCTTGGAAGGAATTGATAAAGAATTTGTAGGACATGTTACTTTATTAGTTGAATAAAGAATAAATAACAAAGCATAAAAAAAGCCCCGAAATTTTCGGGGCTTTTTTATTTATAAAAACAGCATGAATTACATTCCGATACATTCTTTCATCCCCGCGAGTAATAATACAATACCAATGCTGGTTAATCCGTACAGCGGAAAATTTAAGGCATCGGATTTATCAGAATGGAAAGCAATGGCAGAAAAAAGAAATCCACCAAATAGACAGAGACCGCCTGCTGCCAAAAAATAAATTCCTCGTATTCTTCTTTTTTCGAGGTGACATTTTTTTACCCATTCCATGGCAATTTCTATGTAGGAGTGGTGTCCTTTATCGCTAAGTTCTTTTGCGATTTTTTCATTCTCATAACCCGATTCATACAATGAGCGGGTGAGTGATAATACTTCTTCGGGTAATTGCTTATCCATCGGCATGGATTTTAGTCCCATAATTTAAGAAAAAAGTGAATTGCATTAAAGTTTTTTTGAAATAAGTGGGATGGAAGTGTATTTTTATTCCATAAAAATTGATTTATGAGCGAAAACGAAAACCAGCTGAACATTGAGCTGACCGAAGAAACTGCCGAAGGAGTATATTCCAACCTGGCGATAATTACCCATTCCAATGCGGAATTTATCATCGATTTTATTCGGGTTATGCCTGGTGTTCCAAAGGCAAAAGTGAAGTCAAGAATTTTACTTTCTCCCATTCACGCCAAACAATTGTTCAGAGCTTTGGGCGATAACCTTGCAAAATTTGAACAGATGCATGGCACCATAAAGGGTGGAGATGCACAGCCCTTTCCAATGAATTTTGGCGGGACCAACACTCAAGCATAATCAGGAGGGATTTTATCCCTCTTTTTTTTGCTCTGCAGGATAAGCCGTAAATGTGCCACTGCCTTTCGCAATCAGCAACCCATTTTGATTATAAATACTTCCTTCTGAAAAAACGATTCGCGATCCTTTTTTTATTACGCTGCCTTTACCGCTAAGTTGATCATTGCACAATGCAGGTGCTAAAAATGAAATTTTTAATTCAAGCGTAGCAACGCGTTTTCCTTCTTCAGCTACCACACTTAACGCTGCAACACCTAAAATGGCATCCATAAATCCAGCCAGTACACCTCCATGCGCTGCAGTTTCGGTGGCCAAAAGAGATTCGGTAATTTCCAGATGATATTCCACTTCACCCGGTGAAAGGATATTGAAATGCATACCGAGAAATCGTCCGAAATGATTCACCTTATTGTATTCGTCGATGATGGCTTTCATTCTTTTTTCTTTCAAAAATAGAAATCCATTTCATAGGATGCCCTTTTTCTCTACATTTGAATTCAAACTCAAATTCATGAAAAAGTTATTTTCTATTTTATTTCTGGCCGGTTCTTTGGCTGCAATGCAATCCTGTGGCAATGGTGAAGGCGCCGCAGAAGGTTCTTCTGAAAAAGTTTTATTACGACTCCAGCCTCAGAAGGGCGATAAAAAGGTGTTGACCTTTACCGTTAGCTCCAAAGCACAAGGTATGCCTATGGAAACCAATATTTCCATGACTACCGAAATGACCGCCAGCAATGTTGCAGAAAATGGCGATGTTGAAATGGAAACGAAATACACCCATGTTTCTATGAAGATGAATGCCATGGGAAGAGAAATGGGTTACGACTCAGCGAAAGATTCCATTGACATGAATAACCCTGAATCGATGGCTTATCTTGGTTTAGCTTCTTTGGTAAATAAAAGTCTTACCATGACCATGGATAAATACGGTAAAGTGGTAAAAGCTCCTGATATGAATTCTTTGTATCCCGATAGTTTAAAAGCACTTTTAGGATCTGATAATTCCCAGGCCAATCAGATGTTCGACAATATGTTCTCTATTTATCCCGAGCAAGAAGTTGGAGTAGGTGATTCATGGGATCGCGAAACGGAAATGAATGTTTCCAGTGGTCCGATGAAAATGAAAGCCAAATACACCATTGAGGCGATTGAAAAAGATCAGGTGGTAATTAAAATGGAAGGTGATATTTCCGGCGATATGAAAGACGCTATGGGTGGATCCATGAAAATGACAGGTACTATGTCGGGTAAAATGTATATCGACCGCAAATCGGGCTGGACTAATAAAGCGGATCTTACCCAAGATTTGGATATGAAAACAATGGGAATGAGCATGAAAATGACCAACACCATTCTTATTGAAACGAAATAATTAATTGAAAATCCCCGGTTTGAAATAAATCGGGGATTTTTACACTTGTTATTGTTGTATATACAACAATTGTTTTGTATCTTTGTACCAGAAAGGATAAATTATGAAAACAATTTTTCATGCTGCAACATCCAGAGGATATGCAGATCATGGCTGGTTAAAATCGCACCACACTTTTAGTTTTGCTAATTACTATGATCCTTCCCGTATGCATTTCGGGATGTTAAGGGTATTGAATGATGACTTTGTTGCAGCGGGTATGGGTTTTGGAACGCATCCGCACAGCAATATGGAAATCATCTCCATTCCATTGTCAGGTGATTTGGAACATATGGATAGTATGGGGCATAAAATGACGATTCGGCAAAACGATGTTCAGGTGATGAGTGCCGGAACCGGAGTAACCCATTCGGAGTACAATAAAAATGCGGATAAGGAAGTCAGGTTTTTACAAATCTGGATTATTCCCGATACCAAAAATGTTGCGCCCAGATATATGCAAAAAACATTTTCTGACGCAGAAAAAGAAAATACATTCCTCACTTTGGTTGGTCCAGATAACAGTGAACTGGATTTAAGAATTCATCAACATGCTTGGATCTCTTCAGGGATTTTCGATGCAGGTTCTACTGCTGAATATGCCTTAAAGGATGCTAAAAATGGAGTATATCTCTTTTTGCTGAACGGAAAAATTTCGCTGGGAGATCAGGTGTTAACCAGCAGAGATGGTATGGGTATTTGGGACTGCGACAAACTTGAAATGAAGGTGCTTGAAAAAGCAGAAATACTTTTACTTGAAATTCCAATGAATTAAGTAATCATGAAAATAAAAAATCCAAAATTAATCCCCTTTGTTTTTGTTTTCCTTGTAGCTACTCCTTTAAGTTTTTGCCTGAGCGGCATTAATACATGGCGAATTACAGGATTTGAAAACGGTTTTTTTTCTGCATGGATGAAAAATTGGGGCATTGGTTTCCTGATGGTTTATCCATTGGCCATTGTATTTGTTGGAATAGCAAAAAAAATAATTGCCCGACTTACATCCTTAATTTGTAAATTGATACCATCAGTCATTGATTCTTCATTATGGAAAAAGAATATAAAAACGACCGCATCGTTGTAAAATGGGAACCTGAAAAGTGTATTCATTCTACCAAATGCTGGAAAGGACTTTTACCTGTTTTTGATCCACGCCGTAAACCATGGGTGGATTTAAGCGCAGCGGAAACCGAAGAAATTATCGCGCAAATTGATAAATGTCCTTCCGGCGCACTTTCCTGGAAGTTTATACATGGCGACAATAAAGAATCCTCTACAAGTGGAGAAACGATTGTAGAGGCCATGAAAAACGGTCCCTTGATCCTTTACGGAAATGTACAGGTGAAAAATTCGGAGGGTAAAATGGAAATGCGAAATAAATCGACCGCATTTTGCCGTTGCGGAGCTTCATCCAATAAACCGTATTGCGATGGGAGTCACGTAAAAATTGGATTTCAAGGATAATCACAAAGCCTCTGCCACCACAAATGCAGAACCTCCTACAAAGATTAAGTCGGTAGAAGATGCATTTTTCTTAGCGGCATTTAATGCGCGTTTAAC encodes:
- a CDS encoding DUF3467 domain-containing protein, with amino-acid sequence MSENENQLNIELTEETAEGVYSNLAIITHSNAEFIIDFIRVMPGVPKAKVKSRILLSPIHAKQLFRALGDNLAKFEQMHGTIKGGDAQPFPMNFGGTNTQA
- a CDS encoding PaaI family thioesterase — encoded protein: MKAIIDEYNKVNHFGRFLGMHFNILSPGEVEYHLEITESLLATETAAHGGVLAGFMDAILGVAALSVVAEEGKRVATLELKISFLAPALCNDQLSGKGSVIKKGSRIVFSEGSIYNQNGLLIAKGSGTFTAYPAEQKKEG
- a CDS encoding pirin family protein codes for the protein MKTIFHAATSRGYADHGWLKSHHTFSFANYYDPSRMHFGMLRVLNDDFVAAGMGFGTHPHSNMEIISIPLSGDLEHMDSMGHKMTIRQNDVQVMSAGTGVTHSEYNKNADKEVRFLQIWIIPDTKNVAPRYMQKTFSDAEKENTFLTLVGPDNSELDLRIHQHAWISSGIFDAGSTAEYALKDAKNGVYLFLLNGKISLGDQVLTSRDGMGIWDCDKLEMKVLEKAEILLLEIPMN
- a CDS encoding DUF2798 domain-containing protein, whose translation is MKIKNPKLIPFVFVFLVATPLSFCLSGINTWRITGFENGFFSAWMKNWGIGFLMVYPLAIVFVGIAKKIIARLTSLICKLIPSVIDSSLWKKNIKTTASL
- a CDS encoding (4Fe-4S)-binding protein, which encodes MEKEYKNDRIVVKWEPEKCIHSTKCWKGLLPVFDPRRKPWVDLSAAETEEIIAQIDKCPSGALSWKFIHGDNKESSTSGETIVEAMKNGPLILYGNVQVKNSEGKMEMRNKSTAFCRCGASSNKPYCDGSHVKIGFQG